In Sphingobacterium thalpophilum, a genomic segment contains:
- a CDS encoding aminotransferase class I/II-fold pyridoxal phosphate-dependent enzyme — protein sequence MKQDQSKIIREQVDRSALREHSTPLYLTSSFIFDSAEQGRAVFAGEEDAMIYSRYANPNTSEFINKVCILEGAEAGLSFASGMAAVFASFAGIIESGDHIVSSRAIFGSTHQLFTELFPRWGVTTTYVDAANPEEWEKAIQPNTKIIFLESPSNPGLELVDLEWLGKIKEKYPHIILSIDNCFATPYLQKPIQYGFDLVIHSATKYMDGQGRVLGGIVVGKQELIDKLMFFIRHTGPALSPFNAWIISKSLDTLGIRMDRHCSNALALAEALENHAEIEDVKYPFLPSHPQYELAKKQMKAGGGIVTFVVKGGFERAKAFVDHLEMILYTSNLGDSRSIATHPASTTHSKLSEEERLNLGIKPGSIRLSVGLEDQQDIINDILQALEKTK from the coding sequence ATGAAACAAGATCAATCTAAAATCATACGTGAACAGGTCGATCGTTCAGCACTTCGCGAACATTCGACTCCTTTATACCTTACATCAAGTTTTATCTTCGACAGCGCTGAACAAGGTAGGGCGGTCTTTGCTGGCGAAGAGGATGCAATGATTTATTCCCGTTATGCTAATCCAAATACTTCAGAATTCATCAACAAAGTTTGTATTCTTGAAGGTGCAGAAGCAGGATTGTCTTTTGCGTCAGGTATGGCAGCAGTATTTGCCTCCTTTGCAGGAATTATCGAAAGTGGAGACCATATTGTCTCTTCACGTGCAATATTCGGTTCTACACATCAGTTATTTACGGAACTCTTCCCACGTTGGGGCGTTACAACAACTTACGTAGACGCAGCTAATCCCGAAGAATGGGAAAAAGCAATCCAGCCAAATACGAAAATCATCTTTTTAGAGTCACCATCCAACCCAGGTCTAGAATTGGTTGATTTGGAATGGTTGGGTAAAATCAAGGAGAAATATCCCCACATCATTCTGTCGATCGACAACTGCTTTGCCACACCTTATCTTCAGAAACCGATTCAATATGGATTTGACCTGGTTATCCATTCGGCGACCAAATATATGGATGGACAGGGTCGTGTTTTGGGCGGTATTGTTGTCGGAAAACAAGAGCTTATCGATAAATTGATGTTCTTTATCCGTCATACAGGCCCCGCATTATCGCCTTTCAATGCCTGGATCATATCAAAAAGTTTAGACACATTGGGCATCCGTATGGACCGTCATTGTTCTAACGCATTGGCTTTGGCCGAGGCATTGGAAAATCATGCGGAAATTGAGGATGTAAAATATCCATTTTTACCAAGCCATCCACAATATGAGCTGGCCAAGAAACAAATGAAAGCTGGTGGCGGTATTGTAACCTTTGTTGTCAAAGGTGGTTTTGAGCGAGCAAAAGCCTTTGTGGATCATTTGGAAATGATTTTATACACCTCTAATTTAGGAGATTCAAGATCAATCGCAACGCATCCAGCTTCAACGACGCATTCAAAATTGTCGGAAGAAGAACGTTTGAATCTGGGCATCAAACCGGGCAGTATC
- a CDS encoding alpha-L-fucosidase encodes MLTILLSSILLSSGPFAKSDTLKAYGALPTERQLKWQEMETYCLIHYTPTTFQNKEWGYGDAQPSLFNPSAFDANQIAKAAAAGGFRGLISVAKHHDGFCLWPTKTTSYSIASSPWENGKGDMVKEFMQATHRNGMKFGVYLSAWDRHDERYGTPAYADAYRQQLTELMSNYGPLFTSWHDGANGGDGFYGGHEGKRIIDRTTYYEWHEKTWPIVRKLQPEAVIFSDIGPDMRWVGNEKGFAAETSWATFTPIGLNGKVAVPGATESHNAETGDRNGKYWIPAECDVPQRPGWFYHEEQDSRVKTPNQLFEIYLKSVGRGACMNLGLAPMPSGTLHENDVKSLQAFGKKVKETFRTNLAKGATITASNVRNGDSKSYGTSFITDNDRYSYWATDDSKTSATLEIKLKSPAKFDLIQLRENIKLGQRIDSVSIERWENNSWKPLAKATSIGANRLIKLEQPQTASKLRLHVYAPVAITLSDFGLFKEYNEPFAFNTKEVKKLTGFKISTGRSNNNAYLSDGKPSTFATVADQGVIVVATDKPVSGIGFLPRQDGKNVGTPTHYKISTSTDGKTWTLVKEGEFSNIKANPILQQVFFDTNSATKFIKFEPKQFIDGNELAIAEFELYGK; translated from the coding sequence ATGTTGACAATCTTGTTATCCTCCATTTTACTTTCCAGCGGGCCATTCGCCAAATCAGATACTTTAAAAGCTTACGGGGCCTTGCCAACCGAGCGTCAATTAAAGTGGCAAGAGATGGAAACGTATTGTTTGATTCATTATACGCCGACAACTTTCCAAAATAAGGAGTGGGGTTATGGTGATGCACAGCCCTCATTGTTTAATCCTTCGGCTTTTGATGCAAATCAAATTGCTAAGGCAGCTGCAGCAGGTGGTTTCAGGGGCTTAATTAGTGTGGCAAAGCACCATGACGGATTCTGTTTGTGGCCAACCAAGACAACATCCTATAGTATCGCTTCCTCACCGTGGGAAAACGGGAAAGGTGATATGGTCAAAGAATTTATGCAAGCGACCCATCGCAATGGGATGAAATTTGGTGTATATCTTTCTGCTTGGGATCGTCACGATGAACGTTACGGCACACCGGCCTATGCCGATGCCTACAGACAGCAGCTGACCGAACTGATGAGCAATTATGGCCCATTGTTTACCTCCTGGCACGACGGAGCAAATGGTGGTGATGGCTTTTATGGTGGCCATGAAGGAAAGCGTATCATCGATCGAACAACTTACTATGAGTGGCATGAAAAAACCTGGCCAATTGTACGAAAATTACAGCCTGAAGCGGTTATTTTCTCAGATATCGGTCCCGATATGCGTTGGGTGGGTAATGAAAAAGGATTTGCTGCTGAAACTTCATGGGCAACATTTACGCCGATTGGCTTAAACGGAAAAGTCGCTGTACCCGGAGCGACAGAATCACATAATGCCGAAACAGGTGACCGTAATGGTAAATATTGGATACCTGCTGAATGTGACGTGCCACAACGTCCGGGATGGTTTTATCATGAAGAACAAGATAGCCGTGTAAAAACACCAAATCAGCTTTTTGAGATCTATTTAAAATCCGTTGGAAGAGGAGCATGCATGAATCTTGGCTTAGCACCGATGCCTTCTGGTACATTACATGAGAATGATGTGAAGTCGCTGCAGGCTTTTGGGAAAAAAGTGAAGGAAACTTTCCGTACCAATTTAGCCAAAGGAGCGACCATCACGGCATCCAATGTCCGTAACGGTGATTCAAAATCCTATGGTACTTCATTTATTACCGATAACGACCGCTATAGCTATTGGGCAACAGACGATTCCAAAACATCGGCTACATTGGAAATAAAATTAAAATCCCCAGCGAAGTTCGACCTTATTCAGTTGAGAGAGAATATTAAGTTGGGACAACGTATCGATAGTGTTTCGATTGAACGTTGGGAAAATAACAGCTGGAAGCCTTTGGCCAAAGCAACAAGTATCGGCGCAAACCGCCTCATCAAACTCGAGCAACCTCAAACTGCAAGTAAATTACGTCTTCATGTTTATGCTCCTGTAGCGATTACGCTCAGTGATTTTGGATTGTTCAAGGAGTATAACGAGCCTTTTGCATTTAATACCAAAGAGGTGAAAAAGCTGACTGGATTTAAGATTTCGACAGGTAGATCCAATAATAATGCTTATTTATCTGACGGAAAACCAAGTACTTTTGCGACTGTTGCCGATCAAGGTGTAATCGTTGTCGCTACAGACAAACCTGTTTCTGGTATCGGCTTCCTTCCTCGTCAGGATGGAAAGAACGTAGGGACACCAACACATTATAAAATATCAACCAGTACTGACGGGAAAACATGGACCCTTGTTAAAGAGGGTGAGTTTTCCAATATTAAGGCGAATCCGATTTTGCAACAGGTGTTTTTCGATACGAACAGCGCAACCAAGTTTATCAAATTTGAACCAAAACAATTTATTGATGGCAATGAATTAGCCATAGCGGAATTTGAATTGTATGGTAAATAG